Part of the Spinacia oleracea cultivar Varoflay chromosome 5, BTI_SOV_V1, whole genome shotgun sequence genome, agtttttaaatattaaaaattacaaTATGATATTAATTTAACTGTACTTGATGAAATATGAGGTTTCATCGTTATAATTATTTGCTTGGAACACTACCTAATGGGTTATatagttagaaaaaaaaaattagtgttaAAAGAGTAAAATAACTACCCAGAATAAAAGAGACCAATTTAGTTAGATGGAATTGAAACAAAATTACTAAAATTTCATTAAGTTTGAATTATGTGTAATTACACAACTTTTAAGAGGATAAATTTTCAAGGGAATGTTAGAAATGTAAAGTtgatttttccttaaaaaaagaaaaataaatgtaAAGTTGATTTAAGATAACCACTAATTAGATGAAACAAAGTCAACTAAAAACaaaattataaagttttgaatcctaaatcctccaaaaatagaaatgcCACAAAGTACGGCATATTTTAATAACGAATATGTAAATCTCATCAAACTTTTGACGTAATATTTaccttttattatttatttattaaaaaagtgCCTATATATTGAATAGTTTTTTCATATAACATCAAAAATCTCCACCCAATATCTCTTGCATTACATTCCATCATGTCTAACATCCATATTACATACTTTATCTTTACTTTCCTTCTCCAAAGTAGCCTTAGAGTTTTAGCGATACACCCACTCTATCATTTTTGTTCATCTACCTCCGGGAATTTCACTTCCAATACCATATATGAAAAGAACCTTAATGCACTCTTGGGTGCTCTAGAGAGAGATATTTCTCCATTGGGATTTTCGCGCGCCGTATCTCGTATGCATCCATCTTGGTTTTTTGGAATCGCTCTCTGCCGAGGAGATGTAAAATCCTCGAAGTGTAACGCGTGTGTTCGGGATGCTAGTATCGAACTTCGCAAGAGTTGCCCTTATAACAAAGGGGCAACTATATGGTATGACAATTGCTTGTTGAAGTATTTAGACCAAAGTTTCTTTGGTAAAATTGAtaccaaaaacaaaatttatttgttgAACGTTGCTAACGTAAGTCATGATCCTAATGTGTTTAACCAAAATGTTAAGACATTATTGAGTAAGTTAGCTCTCGAGAGTGCTAAAACTAAGGAATTTTTCTCATTTGGAAAAATGAAGCTCGATGCATTTACAAACTTGTACGGGTCAACTCAATGTACCCAAGATTTGACGAATAAAGCTTGCAAATTTTGCTTGGATGAAGCCATACGTGAGCTACCAAATTGTTGTTATGGAAAGAGAGGAGCGAGAGTAATGGGTGGGAGTTGTAACGTGAGATATGAGTTATACCCTTTTGTCAATTCCTAGAAATTTAAGATTCTGTCATCAACCTTTATTATATGGCTAGATGTATTTTATTCTTTATTGTTCAACTCATTGAGagatttttcaatgattaatttcaataaatttatttttggaTATACCCTACCTATATATAATAAATGGTAATGTGTTTGTCTTAATTGATAAAATTATTGTTCCGGTTAAAGATATAGAATAGTGTCGGGTTGATCCGATTTTCTCTTTCTTGTGTGCCGACTATAGCCTACATAGTAAAAGCGTTGACTAGTCTCGGGGTGATTcgtgtttatgccaaatttcgtatggacgacctttggttgggacatagacgactagattAAATATAGCAAATAGATGACAGGAAATAAAGggcagaaaataaagagagacgaggcaagagatggtgacgcggaaaacccgaaagggataaaaaccgcgggtggccatgagtccaccaatcTACTATGTTGCTGGCATAAAAAGCCCATTGAATATAAGTACAACGGATATCTGCATATATGTAAATGTGTATCTCGCAATAATACATACGTATGGAGTAACATAGAAGATACGAGGGGTAGACCTAGATGGGTTATGGATCATCAAAGATAGCTTATTATATTTACGGCAGTAGGTTAGAATGTTGGATAAGATATGTTGGGCAAATAATAATGGATCCTTGGAGAAGGTGATGTAACAGTGATGATACATGGCGTAAGGCCCTAGTAGTGTAAGAAATATAGGCTAGTGAGAATGAATGGGTTTAATAGAAAGATGGCATCAGTTAGGCTAGTAGGAGATACGAGGCACTTATGTGTAGGGGGTAGATAATAGACAGCAACGGTTTCATTGTGGGTATTTCGGATGGAGATTGGAAGTGTCTCATCATTGTAGAGTGGTGATCTTTTTATAGGACTTTGGTGTGGCATTTGTTGAGGGAGTTGTGCTAGTAGTGCTCCTTGAATTGCTCAACCGATTCCTTGATCTCCTCCAACCGTTTGCTTGATCTTTGCTAACCTCTTTGACCTTTCCCAACAAGTCTTCCATGACTCAGCCATAACCGCTCCTCAAACATAGGAACAGACCGCGACATGTACGGTACGAAACGATCCATAACAATAGCCCCCATTTTCCTAACTGTAGCGAGCCGgaagttaggaaaataatcttcaaAGTCTGTCACCACGTTCATTTGCTGTCGATGCTAATCTGTCACTATCTTTGACTTGTCCGTCGTCTTCCGTACTTAACCTTGATCAATGACGTCGCCACTTGGTGTTACCCATGATTTCTGACAACATTTAATGTCGTCATGCGTATATTGGTGTCTTCATGTTGACGTTGGTGTCCTCAGCTTAATTAGATGTAAACCTGGCATCTTGTGAAAGAATCGTTTCTCTTAACGAGCGTAAGACAATAGAGTGTAGTTCTTAAAAAGCTGTGCGAAAACACGTTGAGACATACTGTTAGTTAGGTATctagcgtcatggccaacttttGTATCTTCGTCTGTCGTTTGATATTTGCGGGCGTCACGGCCAACTGTTGTACCTTAGTCTGTCgtttgatgtttacaggcgtcatgacCAACTCTTGCATCTTAGTCTGTcttctgatgtttacaggcgtcatggccaactgttgtatccTAGTTTGTCGTCTGATGTTTATAGGCGTCATGACCAACGGTTGTATCTTAGTCTGACGTCTTATGCTCACATGCATCATGGCCAACCGTCGTATATTAAtctgtcgtctgatgtttacaggcgtcatggccaactatTGTATCTTTGTCTGTCTGATGTTTTTACATGTGTCATGGCCAACTGTCGTATCTTAGTCTGttgtctgatgtttacaggcgtgccTCTATTGTCACTGTTGTGCGACATCTATCGTATGAAGGCGATATAAGCCTCTTCATTTGTTCGTAGTCTTGCGAAGAATTTAGAGAAGGAAGTTGCGTCGAGTGTGCGTATGGTTGAATCGTTTTAGATGGTTGCAATGTCATGTGAGGATAGGTAGCATACGACTGAGTTGAAGTTACAGGTGAATGAAGTGGATGGTTCGAAGCAACCTTATGACGAATGTCAAGAAGAGTCGAAGGGTTGTGAGGTTTCCTATAACACGAGGACAAGGGATAAGATGTTTGGATGGCGCAATCTATGGAAAGAGACTTTAGCCTATGGGATATTCAGAACAATAGTTTAAGTAGGACATGAGCATTCTGGGTCGGCTTTGTTTTTCGTCAGTGTTGAGGGGGAAAGACGTGTGTTTCTCTGTTTTGTATTTGGCGATTGGTTAGGCGTTTGGACAAGCGTCGAGGGTGCATACACGTCGTTagcttaaaatgttgtttacgCTGTCTCTGTTGTTCGTTGTGGAATAGATGTCACCTGTGAGGTACTCGGAAAACGAAGTTACGTGCACATAAATAGCACCGGCGTCGTCTGTAGTGGTCGCGCTTAGAAGCGACATGTCGTCGTTGGGATCCAATAAGTTTAAGGGTCATGACCATGGAGACGTCGTCGCTTGTAGTTGATAGCGTCGTTCGTTGATGTCGTCTTCTGATGATGTCGTTCGTTGCTGTTGCCGTTGGTGACGTGGTCAACAAGTGATCTGTAGAAAATACAAAAGGTAGAGGTGGACGTTCGCTTGATGCGATGTTAGCGTTGCTTTTCAAACAAGTGAGATGAAATACGAGTACAATATAATTGCGTTTGGAAAGATATATTCAATGCGACAGATAACAAAAactgaaattgaactttaatcgcagtgtagtgaaaaatgaaagaaattaaTTAACGCACGAAGTAAGTGTTAGATATTACTTAATATGGGCTCGTGTAACGAAATTACGTCGTGTCGCTGACTGTCCCTTGATGATGATTCTACAATCAGCAGCATTGTCCTGATGTCGTGACACCTCTCGTCGACGATCTTGTTTTCGTTCCTGAGATCATTGTCATCGCTTGTACCGCCGTCGTCACATCTGGCGTCGTCCCGTCACGTTGAATGAGGTCGACACATCGCTGGTCTTGACACTGTCCATTCTAACGTTGGTCGACTTATTGGTTGATCCTTTCTTGTTAATCGGTTGACGTCCTATCACTTGTCGTCTTTGGGAAACCCAATGACTTCTCTTTATCCGCCTATTTCGACATGTGATAGTGGTTGAGTTATTGTAtttgtataatatatagataaaTTAATAGATAATTTATTTTATCATATTTAAGTTATTGTATTTGTGGTAACAATAACGAATCATATATATGATATATGCTCAAATAATTTTTCTTAACATAAATGATTTGGTATTTAAAGAAGTTATATATATTCTCTCTCTATAATCAATTAGTCATTTGTCTTAACATATACGAATACTACTTTTTATTGTATATTTAGAGAAGTCATTCGGCAGTTTGAATGTTAGTTGGATTAcgccaagttttttttttggagacTTTTTAACGTATAATAATACAAAACCATTTGTAACATTACATATCATAAGAAAATTATATACGTCGTTACTCATGATACAATTATGTCACAATAAATATCAGAAAATCGTTAAGTCAGGATCATTTAATCTATAAAGtatttatttaaatatccgAAACTCGATGATGAAAGTTAAGACAAAATTGTAACCGATTCATAAGGTTTTAGGCCAAATCTTTAATCATATATTATTAGACCTATTTGTCTAATCATGTAAAATAATCTAGCTAAGATATACAACATGTATGAATTTGTTTGGGGGTGCATGACCAATTGACCATGTATTGGCTAATACGAGCTCCAATCGAGTGGAGTACGATGGTGGTTGGAGATTTTCTTAATTTTACAATAAGGAGATGGGTTGAATGGTCCTAATAAACGGGGTTAGGGATAAAAAAGTTATATTGGCGGTAAGGAGGGTGGTACAATATTTAAGGGGTAAAAATAGATACTCTCTAACTACAAGCTGTTATAGGTGATATATAAAATTAggttcaataaaaaaaatcaatggaaataaaaaaatacaaaaaaaattgatatgcTATATGGTGATTTTCATTTAGCATACAAAACTATATTAGGCAAAAAAAAGTGGGTGGTAAAGCGTGAAAGTTATTTGGTGCACTCAAGGGTACTTTTATGTCCATTGGTGGTACCTGCCACATTTTCTCCTCACAAGGGTGCACGGTGCACCAGGGTGTACATCTAATATACTCTAAGTTCCGTTTTTCGCACATGGATCCATATCTAGATCCGCCGGTCCAAATAATTTGGATCCAGATCCAACGGATCTGTATGTAGGATCTAGATCCACGTGTAATTTTATGCTattttttcataaataaaataaaattatgcatTCACCCTATGATGCAAAATACATTCCAAcggaataaagaaaataaaattcaaaattatgaaaaaaattcaaattcaaattattttatacataattaaaaaaaaatcattttcaaatAGATCAATGGGCAGGATCTGAATCGAATATGGATCCCAAAAACAGGATTCAAATCCTATCTGCTAGAAACAGATCCGGATTTGGATCCAGATATGCAGggtctaattatattttgaagaTCACCAAATCTAGATATGGTTCAGGTTTCATTACCATCTATTCTCGTGCATTGTGATGGATGGGGATAATATTATACTTCTTATATACATAGTACATACTTTACTAACAcaatttattcattttttaataaaaaaagaaatttaaatgttgattaataagacgaatctaacaaaatcccacatgtatatgttttatatttcctatagatcaccaacaatagtcaaGTAGACTATGTGAAAAATGTAAAAAGTCTAAACATTGCGAATAAAAATGAACGAAATAAGTATTTCTTTGTATCTTTATGCGCTTACTCGGCTCTAATCAATTTGATTTACAACGATCGGAAGGAAGATGAAGGAAGTTAATGGTTAAAATTCAACATGATtgttcttatatatatatatatatattaagtaTTTCTTTGTATGTTTATGCGCTTACTCGGCTATAATCAATTTTATTGTTCTTAtatctattttaattataaaaattgagaagaacaaaaacaaaaaaagaaacccCGAAATATCAAGTTAATGGTTAAAAAGAAACCTTATTTATCATCTTGGCTTTTCACGCATCTCACTAAGTTAAAGGTTAATATTGtaaaactatatatatatatatatatatatatatatatatatatatatatatatatatatttataatcaaattaattcattgaaaaAAAATTCATGTGACCCATCAATATATTAAGACTTTTGcttactttttatattttaataataaatttatcaatttttaaaactttttatatttttataataaatttatcaTTTTTCAAAAGTTTGTTTCATTCTAcagttaaaaatatatattaccaTAGTACAAGTTAGAagtataataataaatactaaacAAAGATTGAATTCATATGCAATAACATTCTTCTAAGGGTGTACAATATGTCACGAAAATAAATACGTTTTACAGAGTAATAATTAATTCCGCAATTTAAATCACACGGAACATTAAAACAAATTTATGATGCGAAATTTATTATTGTGACAACTGGCGAATAGGTCAATATTAAATCGTTAAAGTTGAATCATCACctctattataatttttttatgatAGGTAAATTATGGATGGATAAGTTAATATCACCCCTCTTAATATTTAGATTAGTGTAAGATTAATAAGTGATctttataaatcgtgcatcgcacgggtattaaCCTAGTTGTATACTACTTCTTCCctcctttttattctttacgtacGTATCTATTTTAAGTGTTCTATTTTAGTTTTTACGtttgaaatattttattttatattactGGTATAGGCTCGTGATAATACACGAGAtttctataaaattagaaaGCAAATAAAAATCAGAGTAGTACGTTAGATTTATAAAAACAGTTACCTTATATTATAATGGTAATAACTTCTTC contains:
- the LOC110796035 gene encoding cysteine-rich repeat secretory protein 38-like, whose amino-acid sequence is MSNIHITYFIFTFLLQSSLRVLAIHPLYHFCSSTSGNFTSNTIYEKNLNALLGALERDISPLGFSRAVSRMHPSWFFGIALCRGDVKSSKCNACVRDASIELRKSCPYNKGATIWYDNCLLKYLDQSFFGKIDTKNKIYLLNVANVSHDPNVFNQNVKTLLSKLALESAKTKEFFSFGKMKLDAFTNLYGSTQCTQDLTNKACKFCLDEAIRELPNCCYGKRGARVMGGSCNVRYELYPFVNS